Within the Catalinimonas niigatensis genome, the region GTAAGAAGATAACTTTGGGTTTTCAATGGAGTATGAATGATCAAAACTATACTCGCTATAGAATCAATTTATGATGAAGGGACTGGTTGAAATCGAACTTTACAAAGCTCTGTTATGACTCGAATACAACATGATTATAAGATCATTAATTATCAGGAAGGACAAATTGTTTTTCATGAAGGCCATGCTTACCATGGACTTTTTTACATAGAGGAAGGGAAAGTAAAATTGTATAAATGTCTAAGCGATGGAAGAGAGCAGATGATTAGAATTGCTGGAAAAGAAGAGTTTATAGGATACGCTAGCTTATTCAGCTACAAGAAGTATAAAGCAACTGCAGCAGTGGTAGAGAATGCTGCTATCGCATTTATTCCTCGGCAGGATTTACTGAAGATTTTGGGTAGTGAAAACAATGAAGATCTGTTTTGATTAGCCTGATGTGTCTGGGTAGGATTGAGGCAGGACATAATTTATTAATTAAAATTACCATAAATACTATACCTGCCTTATCATGGAAATAATAAAAAATATCTTTGTGGTGGTACCTGCTTCAGCTGAGTATCAACCTACTATACAATACGCCATCAGGATGGCTCAGGATTTGGATGCGAGGCTCATCATAGCCCTAGTTTATACTTGTAATGTTGAATTAGAGGGAAAAGAACCCCAGGATGAGGTATCACTCAGCCATCAAAAGGAATATGTAAAAGAGACCTTTGAACA harbors:
- a CDS encoding cyclic nucleotide-binding domain-containing protein; amino-acid sequence: MTRIQHDYKIINYQEGQIVFHEGHAYHGLFYIEEGKVKLYKCLSDGREQMIRIAGKEEFIGYASLFSYKKYKATAAVVENAAIAFIPRQDLLKILGSENNEDLF